One genomic window of Eggerthella timonensis includes the following:
- a CDS encoding N-acetylmuramoyl-L-alanine amidase: MRITVNGGHTPTSPGAGKYLDEVRCDRAVKDALIAELRARGHEVADCTADDRMPYPDELDAQVARANASGAELGISIHLNAGGGTGCEVLYHPASAGGEGERVAAKISSALASLMRIPNRGAKQRGDLGWLNGTDMTAVLVEVCFVDHRADEAAYNRVGPAAIARAIADAVVGGASSGEWVKDAKGWWYRRPDGSWPAGEWLLLDAWYRFDADGYAATGWREVDGKWYLLGDDCRMLTGWQSVGGKWYYLDGSGAMATGWREVGGRWYWLDGSGAMKTGWLLDGGKWYWLDGSGAMAESSCRSIDGKWYAFGASGAMISGEVPTAEGGDMILG, translated from the coding sequence ATGAGGATCACCGTCAACGGCGGGCACACGCCGACCAGCCCCGGCGCGGGCAAGTACCTCGACGAGGTGCGATGCGACCGCGCGGTCAAGGACGCCCTGATCGCCGAGCTTCGCGCGCGCGGCCACGAGGTGGCCGACTGCACGGCCGACGACCGGATGCCGTACCCCGACGAGCTCGACGCCCAGGTGGCGCGAGCCAACGCGAGCGGCGCCGAGCTGGGGATCAGCATCCACCTCAACGCGGGCGGCGGCACGGGCTGCGAGGTGCTCTACCACCCGGCGAGCGCGGGCGGCGAGGGCGAGCGCGTCGCCGCGAAGATCAGCTCCGCGCTAGCCTCGCTCATGCGCATCCCCAACCGGGGGGCTAAGCAGCGCGGCGACCTGGGCTGGCTCAACGGCACGGACATGACGGCCGTTCTCGTCGAGGTGTGCTTCGTCGACCACCGCGCGGACGAGGCCGCCTACAACCGCGTGGGGCCTGCCGCCATCGCGCGCGCCATCGCCGACGCCGTGGTCGGCGGCGCGTCGAGCGGCGAGTGGGTCAAGGACGCGAAGGGCTGGTGGTACCGCCGCCCCGACGGCTCTTGGCCGGCGGGCGAGTGGCTGCTGCTCGACGCATGGTACCGGTTCGACGCGGACGGCTACGCCGCGACCGGCTGGCGCGAGGTGGACGGCAAGTGGTACCTGCTCGGGGACGACTGCCGCATGCTCACGGGCTGGCAGAGCGTCGGGGGCAAGTGGTACTACCTCGACGGATCCGGCGCGATGGCGACCGGCTGGCGCGAGGTCGGCGGCAGGTGGTACTGGCTCGACGGGTCGGGGGCCATGAAGACCGGCTGGCTGCTCGATGGCGGGAAATGGTACTGGCTCGACGGCTCCGGCGCCATGGCGGAGTCCTCGTGCCGCAGCATCGACGGCAAGTGGTACGCCTTCGGCGCTTCGGGGGCGATGATCTCCGGGGAGGTGCCGACCGCCGAGGGCGGGGACATGATCCTGGGATAG
- a CDS encoding AP2 domain-containing protein, with the protein MARNGKAVPDLTDRRFGWLVAKERVRTKRGIAYRCECDCSRSCIVMGYDLASGKRESCGRWDHSVLGRRFGKLVVKSLERSDADGLYLRCECDCTRQAVVSKGALVSGAQTSCGCVHAEKARARAAENLAKLEEGYVDGTCIKMLGNRPPANNSTGVRGVSYRPKTGTYVAYIGLKGKKRHLGSFRTLAEAAEARREAEQELFDPVLEAHGMEPTSEAEYDEVLREAVEQEGS; encoded by the coding sequence ATGGCGAGGAACGGCAAGGCCGTCCCCGATTTGACGGATCGGCGTTTCGGCTGGCTCGTTGCGAAGGAGCGCGTGCGCACGAAGCGGGGGATCGCCTACCGCTGCGAATGCGACTGCTCGCGAAGCTGCATCGTCATGGGCTACGACCTCGCATCTGGGAAGCGGGAGAGCTGCGGGAGGTGGGATCACTCGGTGCTGGGCCGGCGCTTCGGCAAGCTCGTGGTGAAGAGCCTCGAAAGGTCGGACGCCGACGGCCTGTACCTCCGGTGCGAATGCGACTGCACCCGGCAGGCGGTGGTGAGCAAGGGCGCGCTGGTGTCGGGCGCGCAGACATCGTGCGGATGCGTCCATGCCGAGAAGGCGCGGGCGCGGGCCGCCGAGAACCTCGCCAAGCTCGAAGAGGGCTACGTCGACGGCACGTGCATCAAGATGCTCGGGAACCGTCCTCCGGCCAACAACTCGACCGGAGTCCGCGGGGTTTCGTACCGACCAAAGACGGGGACGTACGTCGCATACATCGGCCTCAAGGGCAAGAAGCGCCACCTCGGCTCGTTCAGGACGCTCGCGGAGGCCGCCGAAGCGCGCCGCGAGGCCGAGCAGGAGCTGTTCGACCCGGTGCTAGAGGCGCACGGGATGGAGCCGACGAGCGAGGCCGAGTACGACGAGGTGCTGCGCGAGGCGGTCGAGCAGGAGGGCTCCTGA
- a CDS encoding 4Fe-4S dicluster domain-containing protein produces the protein MTRNSSEVVRKGFYFNQRNCIGCKTCQIACKDKNDLDVGVLFRHVNDYEVGSYPNAKGYHYAATCNHCIDPACVAVCPNAATFVDKDDGTVQHDDEKCIGCEYCVKACPYGVPHYIASIQKAHKCDACILLRASGERPACVASCPMRALEFGPIEELRALHPEAVNSIVVLPDASQTNPSIAVDPKPAALEPDPVRVVL, from the coding sequence ATGACGCGGAATAGCAGCGAAGTTGTCCGCAAGGGCTTCTATTTCAACCAGCGAAACTGCATCGGGTGCAAGACGTGCCAGATCGCTTGCAAGGATAAGAACGATCTCGACGTCGGCGTGCTGTTTCGCCATGTGAACGATTATGAAGTCGGTTCGTACCCGAATGCAAAGGGGTACCACTATGCGGCGACGTGCAATCATTGCATCGATCCCGCGTGCGTCGCGGTGTGTCCCAACGCCGCAACGTTCGTTGACAAAGATGATGGCACGGTGCAACACGATGACGAAAAGTGCATCGGCTGCGAATACTGCGTAAAGGCCTGCCCGTACGGAGTGCCGCACTACATAGCGTCGATTCAGAAAGCTCATAAGTGCGATGCCTGCATCCTCCTGAGAGCGTCCGGCGAGCGTCCGGCTTGCGTAGCCTCATGCCCTATGAGGGCCTTGGAGTTCGGCCCGATCGAGGAGCTGCGCGCCTTGCATCCTGAAGCGGTGAACAGCATCGTCGTGCTTCCCGATGCGTCGCAGACGAATCCGTCGATCGCCGTCGATCCCAAGCCTGCGGCTTTGGAGCCGGATCCTGTTCGGGTGGTGCTGTAA
- a CDS encoding holin → MKDKVKEWAKAAGVRAVKTAAQTAVGVIGAAAVMGEVQWAVVGSAAALAAVVSLLTSVAGMPEVEGGASVAKIAKGGDGR, encoded by the coding sequence ATGAAAGACAAGGTCAAAGAATGGGCCAAGGCCGCAGGCGTGCGCGCGGTCAAGACGGCGGCGCAGACGGCCGTCGGCGTGATCGGCGCGGCGGCGGTCATGGGCGAGGTGCAGTGGGCCGTGGTCGGCAGCGCGGCGGCCCTGGCGGCCGTCGTGAGCCTGCTCACGAGCGTGGCTGGCATGCCCGAGGTCGAGGGCGGCGCGAGCGTCGCCAAGATCGCGAAGGGCGGCGATGGGCGATGA
- a CDS encoding c-type heme family protein, translating into MENELREKGEVLAQQMDAVWEFMASNQYRLEQISYTADGVYQGLHCAIVGRSIGALFTSESTYTTRFVNFNPRNSADQPDEFESAALEAFNKGESAEYYDITQYEGEEVFRYLAPMRIEENCLDCHGEPAGEIDVTGYAKEGWKIGDIGGAISIVMPLDVYMESEQASTIQDVIFFGGMLVVCLLIIYAALTYLVTRPLEKIQIGVECIQTGDLGVRLAQSESSREMNTLMTEFNRMAGELSGIYNNLESQVADRTAQLAEANAVLEKQRAQLEQANERLLNDNRYKSDFLAMMSHELRTPLTSILAFAEFLNRDCEPHDEREAETRREIEANSRALLLMINDILEMSRLDAGRTDMNVEVVDVGDVVGMVSTVVQPLADKGKIDFSCEIDPDVPLIQADFEKIRHVLENLCGNAIKFTPEGGSVALRISHHPECGELWIKVSDTGIGIAKADQQRIFDRFVQADSSPSRKYNGTGLGLALAKEYTDMHGGSISVESEPDVGSVFTVRIPVESKGE; encoded by the coding sequence ATGGAGAACGAGCTGCGCGAGAAGGGAGAAGTGCTCGCGCAGCAGATGGATGCGGTATGGGAGTTCATGGCATCGAACCAGTATCGTTTGGAGCAGATATCGTACACCGCTGACGGCGTGTACCAGGGCCTGCATTGCGCTATCGTCGGTCGCAGCATCGGCGCGCTGTTCACGTCCGAGTCCACGTACACGACGCGCTTCGTCAATTTCAACCCGCGCAATTCAGCGGATCAGCCTGACGAGTTCGAATCTGCGGCTCTCGAGGCATTCAACAAGGGAGAGAGCGCGGAATACTACGACATCACCCAATACGAGGGCGAAGAGGTGTTCCGCTACCTGGCACCCATGCGAATCGAGGAGAATTGCCTCGACTGCCACGGAGAGCCCGCCGGAGAGATCGATGTGACCGGCTACGCCAAAGAGGGCTGGAAGATCGGGGACATAGGCGGCGCAATCAGCATCGTCATGCCGCTTGATGTGTACATGGAAAGCGAGCAGGCCTCGACGATACAGGATGTCATCTTCTTCGGCGGCATGCTGGTAGTTTGCCTGCTTATCATCTATGCGGCGTTAACGTATTTGGTGACGCGTCCGCTGGAAAAAATTCAAATCGGCGTCGAGTGCATACAGACAGGTGATTTAGGGGTGCGGTTGGCTCAATCGGAATCCTCGCGCGAGATGAACACGTTGATGACCGAATTCAACAGGATGGCGGGCGAGCTGTCCGGCATCTACAACAATCTGGAGTCGCAGGTGGCGGATCGAACCGCGCAGCTTGCGGAGGCCAATGCCGTGCTGGAAAAGCAGCGCGCTCAACTTGAACAGGCGAACGAGCGGTTGCTCAACGACAACCGGTACAAATCGGACTTTCTGGCAATGATGAGTCACGAGCTCCGCACTCCTTTGACCTCGATCCTCGCGTTTGCGGAGTTCCTCAATCGCGATTGCGAGCCGCATGACGAGCGCGAAGCTGAGACGCGACGCGAGATCGAGGCGAACAGTCGTGCGCTCCTTCTCATGATCAACGATATTTTGGAGATGAGCCGCCTCGATGCGGGGAGGACGGATATGAACGTAGAGGTCGTGGACGTTGGCGATGTGGTGGGCATGGTGAGCACCGTGGTGCAGCCGCTCGCAGACAAAGGCAAGATCGACTTCTCGTGCGAGATCGACCCCGATGTTCCCCTTATACAGGCGGACTTCGAGAAGATACGGCACGTTTTGGAGAACCTATGCGGCAACGCGATCAAGTTTACTCCTGAAGGAGGATCGGTTGCGCTGCGCATCTCCCACCATCCCGAATGCGGCGAACTATGGATCAAGGTATCCGATACGGGCATCGGCATAGCGAAGGCCGACCAGCAACGTATTTTCGACCGTTTCGTGCAGGCCGACTCGTCGCCGTCCCGCAAGTACAACGGGACGGGGCTGGGGCTTGCGTTGGCGAAAGAGTACACCGACATGCACGGTGGATCCATTTCGGTGGAAAGCGAACCGGATGTCGGCAGCGTGTTCACCGTGCGTATTCCGGTTGAATCGAAAGGGGAATGA
- a CDS encoding helix-turn-helix domain-containing protein, producing the protein MAIELHLDELMAERGIKLVDLAEEIGLSNANLSHIKTGKVRAIRFSTLDALCEALGCQPGDILEHVPRGE; encoded by the coding sequence ATGGCAATAGAGCTGCATCTGGACGAGCTGATGGCCGAGCGCGGCATCAAGCTCGTAGACCTCGCCGAGGAGATCGGCCTGTCCAACGCCAACCTCTCCCACATCAAGACCGGCAAGGTGCGCGCCATCCGATTCAGCACGCTCGACGCGCTGTGCGAGGCGCTCGGATGCCAGCCGGGCGACATCCTCGAACACGTGCCGCGCGGCGAATAG
- the nifJ gene encoding pyruvate:ferredoxin (flavodoxin) oxidoreductase, with translation MTREFKSMDGNNAAAYVSYAFTEVAGIYPITPSSPMADLVDQWSAAGKKNIFGTTVKVCEMQSEGGAAGAVHGSLAAGALTTTYTASQGLLLMIPNMYKMAAEQLPCVFHVSARTLATQALSIFGDHSDVMACRQTGFAMLAETNVQEVMDLSAVAHLSAIKGRIPFINFFDGFRTSHEVQKIAVWDYEDLADMCDMEAVSEFRDHALNPERPAMRGSHENGDIFFQHREACNGVYDALPAVVEDYMHQVNAKLGTNYELFNYYGAADADRVIVAMGSFCDVVEEVVDYLNAQGQKVGLVKVRLYRPFVSEKFMAALPATAKKIAVMDRTKEPGALGEPLYMDVINALAHEGRSDLTVVGGRYGLASKDTPPSSVFAIYQELEKDAPAREFTVGIVDDVTNLSLPEDPNSPNTAAEGTIECKFWGLGGDGTVGANKNSIKIIGDHTDKYVQAYFQYDSKKTGGVTISHLRFGDSPIRSTYYVNKADFVACHNPSYVTKGFRMVNDVKPGGAFMINCQWSPEELEHHLNAEAKRYIANNDIKLYTINAIDLAREIGMGKRTNTILQSAFFTLANVIPQDEALQYMKDAATKSYLKKGQDVVDMNHRAIDAGATAFVQVEVPASWANAVDEGEAPVLEGRSEVVKMVRDIMEPVGRMDGDRLPVSAFLDHADGQFEQGAAAYEKRGVAVSVPAWDAATCIQCNQCAFVCPHATIRPFALTEEEAAAAPAATVMVPAKGKAAAGLQYTLAVSPLDCMGCGVCVNVCPSDSLSMVPTESQLAQQEVFDYCVDNVSDKPALEDATVKGSQFKQPLLEFSGACAGCAETAYAKLVTQLFGDRMYITNATGCSSIWGGPAATSPYTVNAEGHGPAWSNSLFEDNAEHGLGMLLGHEAVRAKLLADTEALLATDVDEAVKSVAQAWVDARNDAEGSKAAADAYIEALEQIAEGNKLAAAILENKEYLTKKSVWIFGGDGWAYDIGYGGLDHVLASGEDVNVFVFDTEVYSNTGGQASKASNIGQVAQFAAAGKDIKKKSLTEIAMSYGYVYVAQVAMGAKPAQTIKAIAEAEAYPGPSLIIGYSPCEMHSIKGGMANCQDEMKKAVDCGYWNLFRFNPAAEAGKKFTLDSKEPSGGYQEFLMNEARYSRLTREFPERAGELFERNEKAAMERYEHLLKLKDVYAEA, from the coding sequence ATGACGAGAGAATTCAAATCTATGGACGGCAACAACGCCGCCGCGTACGTCTCCTATGCGTTTACCGAGGTGGCGGGCATTTATCCCATCACCCCGTCGAGCCCTATGGCCGACTTGGTGGATCAGTGGTCTGCCGCAGGAAAGAAGAACATCTTCGGCACCACGGTGAAAGTGTGCGAGATGCAGTCCGAGGGCGGCGCCGCGGGCGCGGTGCACGGCTCGCTGGCCGCCGGCGCGCTGACCACCACCTACACCGCCTCCCAGGGCCTGCTCCTCATGATCCCCAACATGTACAAGATGGCCGCCGAGCAGCTGCCGTGCGTGTTCCACGTGAGCGCACGCACGCTGGCCACCCAGGCGCTGTCCATCTTCGGCGACCACTCCGACGTCATGGCGTGCCGCCAGACGGGCTTCGCCATGCTCGCCGAGACGAACGTGCAGGAGGTCATGGACCTGTCCGCCGTGGCGCACCTGTCCGCCATCAAGGGCCGCATCCCCTTCATCAACTTCTTCGACGGCTTCCGCACCTCGCACGAAGTGCAGAAGATCGCCGTGTGGGACTACGAGGACCTCGCCGACATGTGCGACATGGAGGCCGTGAGCGAATTCCGCGACCACGCGCTGAACCCCGAGCGTCCGGCCATGCGCGGCAGCCATGAGAACGGCGACATCTTCTTCCAGCATCGCGAGGCGTGCAACGGCGTGTACGACGCGCTTCCCGCGGTGGTCGAGGACTACATGCACCAGGTGAACGCCAAGCTGGGCACGAACTACGAGCTGTTCAACTACTACGGCGCCGCGGACGCCGACCGCGTGATCGTGGCCATGGGCTCGTTCTGCGACGTGGTCGAAGAGGTCGTCGACTACCTCAACGCGCAGGGCCAGAAGGTGGGCCTCGTGAAGGTGCGCCTGTACCGTCCGTTCGTGTCCGAGAAGTTCATGGCGGCGTTGCCCGCGACGGCGAAGAAGATCGCCGTCATGGATCGCACGAAGGAGCCGGGCGCGCTCGGCGAGCCTCTGTACATGGACGTCATCAACGCGCTCGCGCACGAGGGCCGAAGCGACCTCACGGTGGTGGGCGGCCGCTACGGCCTGGCGTCGAAGGACACCCCGCCGTCTTCGGTGTTCGCCATCTACCAGGAGCTCGAGAAGGACGCGCCGGCGCGCGAGTTCACCGTCGGCATCGTCGACGACGTGACGAACCTGTCGCTGCCCGAAGATCCGAACAGCCCGAACACCGCGGCCGAGGGCACCATCGAGTGCAAGTTCTGGGGTCTCGGCGGCGACGGCACCGTGGGCGCGAACAAGAACTCCATCAAGATCATCGGCGACCACACCGACAAGTACGTGCAGGCCTACTTCCAGTACGACTCGAAGAAGACGGGCGGCGTGACCATCAGCCACTTGCGCTTCGGCGACTCGCCCATCCGCAGCACCTACTACGTGAACAAGGCCGACTTCGTGGCCTGCCACAACCCCTCCTACGTCACCAAGGGCTTCCGCATGGTGAACGACGTGAAGCCGGGCGGCGCGTTCATGATCAACTGCCAGTGGAGCCCCGAGGAGCTTGAGCACCACCTCAACGCCGAGGCGAAGCGCTACATCGCCAACAACGACATCAAGCTGTACACCATCAACGCCATCGACCTCGCCCGCGAGATCGGCATGGGCAAGCGCACGAACACCATCCTGCAGTCGGCGTTCTTCACGCTGGCGAACGTGATCCCGCAGGACGAGGCGCTCCAGTACATGAAAGACGCCGCCACGAAGTCCTACCTGAAGAAGGGCCAGGACGTCGTCGACATGAACCACCGCGCCATCGATGCGGGCGCTACGGCGTTCGTGCAGGTGGAAGTGCCCGCAAGTTGGGCAAACGCCGTGGACGAGGGCGAGGCTCCCGTGCTCGAGGGCCGCTCTGAAGTGGTGAAGATGGTGCGCGACATCATGGAGCCGGTCGGCCGCATGGACGGCGACCGCCTGCCGGTGTCCGCGTTCCTCGACCACGCCGACGGCCAGTTCGAGCAGGGCGCGGCCGCCTACGAGAAGCGCGGCGTCGCCGTGAGCGTGCCGGCTTGGGACGCCGCCACCTGCATCCAGTGCAACCAGTGCGCGTTCGTGTGCCCGCATGCCACCATCCGCCCGTTCGCCCTCACCGAGGAAGAGGCCGCCGCTGCCCCTGCCGCCACCGTCATGGTGCCGGCGAAAGGCAAGGCCGCTGCCGGCCTGCAGTACACGCTGGCCGTGTCGCCGCTCGACTGCATGGGCTGCGGCGTGTGCGTGAACGTGTGCCCGTCCGACTCGCTGTCGATGGTGCCCACGGAAAGCCAGCTCGCGCAGCAGGAGGTGTTCGACTACTGCGTGGACAACGTGTCCGACAAGCCCGCGCTCGAGGACGCCACGGTCAAGGGCAGCCAGTTCAAGCAGCCGTTGCTTGAGTTCTCCGGTGCCTGCGCCGGCTGCGCCGAGACGGCGTACGCGAAGCTGGTCACCCAGCTGTTCGGCGATCGCATGTACATCACGAACGCCACCGGTTGCTCGTCCATCTGGGGCGGTCCGGCTGCAACGTCGCCGTACACGGTGAACGCCGAGGGCCACGGCCCGGCGTGGTCGAACTCGCTGTTCGAGGACAACGCCGAGCACGGCTTGGGCATGCTGCTGGGTCACGAAGCGGTGCGCGCCAAGCTGCTGGCCGACACCGAGGCGCTGTTGGCGACCGACGTCGACGAGGCCGTGAAGTCCGTCGCGCAGGCATGGGTGGACGCCCGCAACGACGCCGAGGGCAGCAAGGCTGCCGCCGACGCGTACATCGAGGCGCTCGAGCAGATCGCCGAGGGCAACAAGCTGGCGGCTGCCATCCTCGAGAACAAGGAGTACCTGACCAAGAAGTCCGTCTGGATCTTCGGCGGCGACGGTTGGGCCTACGACATCGGCTACGGCGGTCTCGACCATGTGCTGGCTTCCGGCGAGGACGTCAACGTGTTCGTGTTCGACACCGAAGTGTACTCGAACACGGGCGGTCAGGCGTCGAAGGCGTCCAACATCGGCCAGGTTGCCCAGTTCGCCGCCGCCGGCAAGGACATCAAGAAGAAGAGCCTCACCGAGATCGCGATGAGCTACGGCTACGTGTACGTGGCGCAGGTTGCCATGGGCGCCAAGCCGGCCCAGACCATCAAGGCCATCGCCGAGGCCGAGGCGTATCCCGGACCGTCGCTCATCATCGGCTACTCGCCGTGCGAGATGCACTCCATCAAGGGCGGCATGGCGAACTGCCAGGACGAGATGAAGAAGGCCGTCGACTGCGGCTACTGGAACCTGTTCCGCTTCAACCCGGCCGCCGAGGCGGGCAAGAAGTTCACGCTCGACTCCAAGGAGCCGTCGGGCGGCTACCAGGAGTTCCTCATGAACGAGGCCCGCTACAGCCGTCTGACCCGCGAGTTCCCCGAGCGCGCCGGCGAGCTGTTCGAGCGCAACGAGAAGGCTGCTATGGAGCGCTACGAGCACCTGCTCAAGCTCAAGGACGTCTACGCAGAAGCGTAA
- a CDS encoding molybdopterin-dependent oxidoreductase, which yields MDDRGTVSKMSRRGFIEASVAATAALAAGGLVGCENRVTAIEGAEDRGPSEGVWVSAACWHNCGGRCVNKALVRDGIVVRQKTDDSHEDSPAYPQQRSCIRGHSQRKQCFAADRLKYPMKRKHWKLEDPQGELRGRDEWERISWDEAFKYVAEALSKIYREHGPRSVLSRGGSTTMRVLEAMGGCCGIADTTSMGTYCLDTTKLGLPLMDSSSASANDRFDLKHADWIVFEGCNPAWASPGSPCYHFIQARDAGTRFVMISPSCNATAQMLDARWIPVRAGTDTAFMLAVAYEMVMLDQRQGGIVDWDFLNDCTVGFDARHMPDDARLDENFKDYLLGLYDGVPKTAEWASALCGTPVEDIRWYAELLGKNNKVMMLHSFSFARCRDAEDVPQLFMTLGAMGGHFGKSGHACGSTYHSGAANGGPTLVVAGKSGLEPIETNVDDRILGPVLWKSILEKRYRYIGDFYANVFTEGEDRDIDIRAIFYEQSARLQTSPDLMRGIEAHRSVDFVFCNAQFFTTQAQYADIVLPVTTEWERVGGFASGNREALFVYTQVTEPLFEAKTDQEIGVGLAKALGLDPSVVYPLSEKQQFMNQILGSTVINEQGKPEPLVTVTEDDLKAWECEGSPQEGRVALDTFLTDGCYQVERREDDGYGFVAYREFVEDPNGHPLPSASGKLEIYCQWKADAIAGFGFSDDFKPYPTYRSAIGGDETGSSDHAPEEQAAYPYVAYNPHYYRRSHSVLDNVAWLREAWPNPVYISRADAEEKGIVSGDAVCVYNAFGKIVRTASVLETVMPGMVGVPHGSWVDLDEGEEYDLGGADNVLCGPVVSGMAVTGYNNYACTFEKYAGDPLVPDCEKPQRSVDLGGVRR from the coding sequence ATGGACGATAGGGGAACCGTGTCGAAGATGAGCCGTCGAGGCTTTATCGAGGCGAGCGTTGCCGCGACTGCCGCTCTTGCGGCGGGAGGCCTCGTCGGTTGCGAAAACAGGGTGACCGCAATCGAAGGCGCGGAAGACCGCGGGCCTTCCGAGGGCGTGTGGGTAAGCGCTGCATGCTGGCACAATTGCGGTGGGCGTTGCGTGAACAAAGCGCTCGTGAGGGATGGAATCGTAGTGCGGCAGAAGACAGACGATTCCCACGAAGACAGCCCCGCATATCCTCAGCAGCGCAGTTGCATTCGCGGCCATTCGCAGCGCAAACAGTGTTTCGCAGCTGATCGTTTGAAGTATCCGATGAAACGCAAGCACTGGAAACTCGAAGATCCTCAAGGCGAGTTGCGCGGTAGAGATGAATGGGAGCGCATCAGCTGGGACGAGGCCTTCAAGTACGTGGCTGAAGCGTTGAGCAAGATATATCGGGAACATGGCCCTCGGAGCGTGCTTTCGCGAGGAGGAAGCACGACGATGAGGGTGCTCGAGGCCATGGGCGGCTGTTGCGGCATCGCCGACACCACGTCCATGGGCACGTATTGCCTCGATACGACAAAGTTGGGCCTGCCTTTGATGGACAGTTCGTCAGCGTCTGCCAACGATCGATTTGATTTGAAGCACGCTGATTGGATCGTATTCGAGGGATGTAACCCCGCATGGGCATCGCCCGGATCGCCCTGCTACCATTTTATCCAGGCGCGCGATGCCGGGACGCGGTTCGTCATGATCTCGCCAAGTTGCAACGCGACGGCCCAGATGCTCGATGCGCGATGGATTCCGGTGCGGGCGGGAACCGATACGGCGTTCATGCTTGCTGTTGCCTACGAGATGGTGATGCTCGACCAAAGGCAGGGAGGCATCGTGGACTGGGATTTCCTGAACGATTGCACGGTCGGTTTCGATGCTCGGCATATGCCCGACGATGCGCGGCTCGATGAAAACTTCAAAGACTATCTCCTGGGCTTGTACGACGGCGTTCCGAAGACGGCGGAATGGGCAAGCGCCCTGTGCGGAACGCCGGTCGAGGATATCCGTTGGTACGCTGAACTGCTGGGAAAAAACAACAAGGTGATGATGCTGCATAGCTTCAGCTTCGCGAGGTGTCGCGATGCGGAAGACGTCCCCCAGCTCTTCATGACGCTCGGAGCCATGGGCGGCCATTTTGGAAAGAGCGGTCACGCATGCGGTTCGACCTATCATTCCGGCGCTGCGAACGGGGGGCCTACGCTCGTGGTTGCGGGGAAAAGCGGACTCGAGCCTATCGAAACAAACGTCGACGACCGCATTCTCGGTCCCGTCCTATGGAAGAGCATCCTCGAGAAACGATACCGCTATATCGGCGATTTCTACGCGAACGTGTTTACCGAAGGGGAGGATCGCGACATCGACATTCGTGCGATCTTCTACGAGCAATCGGCGCGTTTGCAGACGAGCCCTGACCTCATGAGGGGAATCGAGGCGCACCGCTCGGTTGACTTCGTGTTCTGCAATGCCCAGTTCTTCACAACGCAGGCGCAGTATGCCGACATCGTGCTGCCGGTCACAACCGAATGGGAGCGCGTCGGCGGCTTTGCGTCGGGAAACAGGGAGGCGCTCTTTGTTTATACCCAGGTGACCGAGCCCTTGTTCGAGGCGAAGACCGATCAGGAGATCGGGGTCGGCTTGGCGAAGGCGTTGGGCCTTGATCCGAGCGTCGTCTACCCGCTTTCGGAAAAGCAGCAGTTCATGAATCAGATTCTCGGATCAACGGTCATAAACGAGCAGGGAAAGCCAGAGCCGCTTGTTACGGTCACGGAAGACGATCTGAAGGCATGGGAATGCGAGGGCTCCCCTCAAGAAGGTCGCGTCGCGCTGGATACGTTTTTGACGGACGGCTGCTATCAGGTGGAGCGTCGGGAAGACGACGGCTACGGTTTCGTCGCATATCGGGAGTTCGTTGAGGATCCGAACGGCCACCCGCTGCCAAGCGCGTCGGGCAAGTTGGAAATTTACTGTCAATGGAAAGCCGATGCGATTGCAGGGTTCGGCTTCTCGGACGACTTCAAGCCGTATCCAACGTACCGTTCTGCAATCGGAGGCGATGAAACGGGTTCGAGCGACCATGCGCCGGAAGAGCAGGCGGCGTATCCATACGTGGCGTACAACCCACATTATTACCGCCGTTCGCACAGCGTGCTCGACAACGTCGCATGGTTGCGGGAAGCCTGGCCGAATCCCGTGTACATCAGCAGGGCGGATGCGGAGGAGAAGGGCATCGTCAGCGGCGATGCGGTGTGCGTCTACAACGCGTTCGGCAAAATCGTACGTACGGCGAGCGTGCTCGAGACGGTCATGCCCGGCATGGTGGGCGTTCCGCATGGCTCATGGGTCGACCTTGACGAGGGCGAGGAATACGACTTGGGCGGTGCCGACAACGTGCTCTGCGGCCCGGTGGTGAGCGGCATGGCGGTGACGGGATACAACAACTATGCCTGCACCTTCGAAAAGTATGCGGGCGATCCGCTTGTTCCCGATTGCGAGAAGCCGCAACGTTCGGTCGATTTGGGAGGAGTGCGGCGATGA